TGAGAGAGAGACGGCGAAAATACAAAGTGAACCTCTCAGTGCTTAAACAggcatgttgatgttttaatcCTGAATGCAACCGTGTGCAGAGGAGCTATACCGTTTCTCAGCACAAAGGAAAATTTAACAACACTACGTCTTTTCTTCTCGCACCTCTCAGATACGCTGAGCCTTCACATGATTGACTTATCATATTTCTACATAGAGCATCAACGTCAGAACGTGATGCATGTGGCATGGCATATCTTCATTTGAGATATGTttcttcagctgcagaggaagaggaggtggaggaggagggagggatctAGGAAAGGGAGGAGGTagagggaatgtgtgtgtgtgtgtgtgtgtgtgtttgtgtgtctgtgtgtgttgggggtgggggagcagaaagggagagggagccATGCAAGCGTTATGGTGACTGCCTTACCCTGTCAGCGTCAGTGAGTATGGTAAATGTGACAGCAGCCTGGTGGTGACAGGCGTGCAGAGAGGCCAGGGGACCTTGTGTAGCCCCCCGTGTTACACTGCTTTCAGCTTGTCAATACTCCTGCACCTGGCACACTGTCCTGTCTTATTACCACTACTGCTCGATTGGTATGTCTGCTGAATGCCAGGGTAGCGCCAGCGGCACAGGACAACTTTACAGGAGACATTTCagcttattttatttcacaactGCCATTACCCCGCAGTCTGCACTGTTAATATATATCTTTTAAGTGAAACAGTTGCTGGTGTACACAGCCTGGCGAGTGCTGATTTGTGACATACCCTGTTTTGCTGTGGGTTGCCAATGGCCCCTCGGCCAGCCTGCGGTGTTCCGCCTGGTGCCTGTTGCTGCTGTCCTGTCATGGTGACCTTCCTTTGGACGACCTGGTTGATCGGGGAAGCCGACCAGTTGTCTTCTTGCTGCGCTGGGTCGTCCACAccctgaggaggaagacattAATTTAATACCTTCCAAAAGGTTTCCCAGCTTTTATCTCCATTTGCAGGGATCcaaaaacatattcacattaaagTTCCTCTTCACACATATATTAAATCATACATAAAAGCAGAGTATAATCATAACATTTAAATCCTTAAATTGGCATCTATTATTGCCCCCTCAAAGTCCCAGAATATGAATATTACGGGTGTTGtgattttaatcaaaataaaaaatataccGAAATCAGCCTTTAATgaaaatttaatttgaaagcacATGTAGTATCAACGATCCCCCCCATGCACCCCctggtgcgttcaagtgcacctcatacaaatgtaaataacaCTTACCAGGGAATATAAGTCAAAATCTAACAATAGTTTTAAAGGTAAAATGGAATGAAACAGTAGATTTTGACACCTCTGATgattatacaaatgtgtttcattacaCAAATTTAACTGCCAGACACTAGATGTCTGCTACTTCACTGTAAACTCTATTCTCATTGCTGTTGCAGTGGAGGCTTCAATTTACACATCACACTTGTGCTGACTGAATTTTGGAACAAACTTCTGGTTCCATTACCATCCTCGTAGCCCTGCctcttaaaatctgattttcattgagcacagagaaaatttAACTCTCAgcaacaaatatgaaaacagtgttCTAGTTTCAAACCATAAGTAACAACTGTAGtaacaagaacatttttgaTTGGAGGGGCAAAGTGAGAAATGCGGGGCCACATCTACGAGGCACACTGAATTCGTGCCAGCACTAGAGCCGGATCCCTATCAGATATTCCGCGGGGGAATAAAGATCAACCCAACAAGGTGATGGTCTCATTATCGAATAAAGTCACAGCTCAACTCTGTTGACATGCGGGGAGGAATTGAAGGTCGTCTCTTCCCCGACTCTGCAGAGAGATGTGACAGATCAATacaggggaagaaaagaggCGATATCTCTGACCTGTCCCCAGTTGAGAGTAAATGGATTAATCCCTCCTATAGAAATCACAGCTCCTGATTGCACCCATCAAATGCTAAGCTGCATTACACTGGAACGACAGCAGCTCGATGTGTACCCCCATCCCCCGtacgcccccctcctcctcagcttttGTGTCTAACGCTGCTTTGTATTATCCctgatgaaaatataatttgCCTCTTATCTGTGTGCCTAAGCCATACAAATCCAAATCCTCAAAAGTGGCAACTTTCTTACACAGGTATTATGTTGCCCCCCACAACCCCCCCGTTCAACCAAGAAAGATTAATTACAAGGGTCTTGGATTGGCATTCTTTTGTTGCCTCACACCTGAGAGATGGGTTGATGGAAACAAGCAAGCGAgggatgacagagaggaagagagagagcgagaaaaaaaggggagagaggagataaCATTGTCAAGCACTCGTTgatgacagcagaacaatgtggAAGAGAGAGCATCTAGACAATCTTCTTTTCACTGCGGCTATAGGcctctgctgtttctttctctttccatctctctttctccacctcacATCCcattcccccttttttcccctccaagATGCGCTACATCAGATAGCTCTGCGCAGGTTTCCATTAACGCACTGACACACAGTTATCTTCATCTGCAGCCAGCCTGCGATTTTGGCTCTGCGGCTTGATCCTCTGGGATGGAGCCGGAAAGCGGCTTATTTCAAATACTATCACATCCCACCAACACGTCTCATCAGTGACAAGTATGAATGTTTAACATGCATGCCTTTGTGGTTTTTCAATAAAGATTAATGCGTAATTAAGGCCACAGCAGTAACTTATCAAGTGAGTATAAAATAGTCGACAGTGGTAATTCTGGACTTTGTTGGGGTTACTGTCATTCTTGTTTCACATTCTATCTTTAAAAGAATACTCTTCTGCCCTTAAAAGAGGATATCAACCTTTAAGAGCAGTGATGAGGTGTCCCACACTCGACAGATAAATGTCATACTGCTCTCTTTAATGCCTGCAGCCTCTCTGCGCTCTAACGGTAAAATGTGCAGCATTGTGGCTTAAATACCAGTTCCCAATTCTTAAGAGAGGAAACTCTTAACAGATCAATTTTGTCAAAATGACACAGACATCACCCTGTCATTCCAATAGGTTAGACATCTTTTAGATTACAAAATAGACAGTGTGAGGCCAATCAGTGGCATTTACTTTCAAAACTGACGTCCCCTTGTGGCTGAAATCTGTTGAAGGGGATCAAATAAATGTCGGAccacaacacaaaagaaagtGTTGGATAAGAATCAAATCACATGCTCACCGCTCCTGAAAGTTTGACGACTCTGACTTTTTGTGGCACCTGCTGTCCTTCGAAACTAGAATTCCTGGCCCGCTGCATCACAGTTCTTTTAGCCCCAGGTTTAGGTCCTTGAGTCtgaggctgtggctgtggctgagcCTGAGCCGGACCAGGGCCCACAGAGGGAGATACAGGTATATTCTTTGGGGGGACCTGATTGGACTGGATCTGAGCAGCAGGCCTGTTTATGTTCTGTCCAGCACTGTTCCTTCGCTGTTGTAGCAGCTGCTGTGGATTTGGTTGGGGCCGTTTCCACTGCTGGTCTGGACCAGGCCCAGGGGCCTGTTGCTGCTGGGTGCTACCTTTCGCCATCTGCAGGCGTGTCTTGACATTGGGACGTGGCGTAGGAGTCTGCGCACTGCCATTGGGAGGGATGGGGGTGCCTTGATTAGGATTCTTTAGTGACTGATTTAATGACTGCGGTGTTCTCTGAGGAAACGGTCTCAACTGTTGTGGTTGtagctgtttttgctgttgttgctgttgttgctgctgctgctgctgctgctgctgttggggtggtggtggaggttgTTGCTGTACAGGGTGTGGTGTTTGCTGAATCTGCTGTAAGGGTTGAATCTGTGAAGGAGCTGGGCTTGGGCTCGTCGTGTTTGTCTGGCAATTGAGCCTGTCCAGCAGCTCCTTCTTTCTGACACCAGCCTGCATCTGCCGTCGCATCTCCTTTCTCTTCAGGATCTCCTCTCTCAGACGCTTCTGCTCCTCAATCTTCAGACGGTACTGCCGTgtctcctcatcttcatccgGGTTCTGTGGTGaataacacaaacagacaataTGAATGCCTGTCTCCATTTACTGGAATGGCAGCCATGAGCCATGTCCTATTTGAATATTACTGGGCCTGACTCTCAGATGTAATCAAAGGCAAAACCCAAGAGAAAATGGAGTAGTATTGATCTGTTCTTTCCACTGGATTGAGACTGCCATCATTAACAAGCTTATGATTGCGCTTTTAATAAATGGAAGTCCTTCACAGAACACTAAAAAGCCTGGCCTTGCTTTCTGGGTCACTGAATTTAGCAGGAAAGAAATACTTCTACAAAAATgtacagatttttaaaaaaaattttataCCACACATTAATCTGAAATAATTTAGCCACTACACCTGTAAATTGAAAATGtctatttctttgtttttctttccagcaTGCGTGTTAACAAGCTGACCTGTGGTGCCGTGCTGGACGGTGTGCTCGGGATTTCTTTGCGGACCACTGTCCTGACCTCTCCCCCAGGCTGTGTTTCAGTCTTGGCAGAAACTTGGCCTCTTCCTCTGCCACCAGCAGGCACCGCCTGAGAGCTCTGCCCGGGACGCACCCCCTGCGTTGCCTTGGCAACAGGCCTAACGTTGGAGGCGGGGCGGGCactgttcatgtttgtgttgccaGGTGCTACAGGGAGCTCCCGTAGGTTGCTGTTGCGCTGCTGCATTTGCTTGGAGATAGGTGTGTTCTGCAGAAAGGGCAAAATTTAAATTGACAATCAATTTCCACAATCAATCTGATTTTAATATATACATCCACATtcgtctttttttcccacatgctTTTTTAGCTTGTTGAGGAAAGATACTCACAGTAACTGGAAAAGTACATGATAAAATATGGACCCCATTTGAGCACGGCTCATCAGTTTCAGTAGAAAATAGTTTAGCTACTACGTAAATATCTCACCATCCTCTGTCTGTTGGACATGTTTCGCTGTTGGGGGTTCTGAGGGCGGGGACTCATCTGTCTCGGGCTGCCATGCACCTGCTGTTGGTGGAAGAGATTCTGGCCATGGTGCATCATTGAGCGAGGCTCATTGAcatttagctgctgctgctgatgatgggATAACTCTTGCCTATGATGTTGCTGGTGCTGGTGCACGGGCTGATGGGATTGCATGGGGTCGTGGTGTGGAAGCTGGGAGACAGGAGGGCCGTGCATTAAGCCCTGAAAGAAGACGACAAACCACATCATTAACAAATCAGCAAAATCAGAACCTGTTGTTACGTATAATTCAGATTTCTcgtgcattttcatttcattgttcaCAACGGCAAGAATATTACCTCGTATAAAATTTCATCTCAATATTGAATCAGGCAATTTTTGCATGTAATTAACCTCCAACTGGTGTCCTCAAGCGTGTACATAGTAGTACAACTATAATGATTTGATCACTAGAGGGAGCTCTTGCCTACGTCTCTTGACAAAATGCAGCGGTGCCAAACAGACATGAGTCTTTTTACTTAATGCTTCAGCAGCAGTGGATATGATAACTAGTCTAGTTTATTCATGTGTACTCTAGTCTAGTCATTGCTCTTGCCACAGCAATTTTAATAATCTAGAGCAAAGCTGTCAAAAATTCATACATTCTTGGTGGAGGAGGCATGTGAATTGTTTGTCAGGCTCCTTTAGAAGAATGGTCACAGGTGAGAACGAATACTTATACTTAATACAATATTTAGGGGGGCACATTTAAGAGCAACTTTTGTCCCAAAATTGTTACACAACATACTGACCCAAATACTCAGACATCTATTGGTTATAAAAATCACTTACTCTTAGTCGTACCTGCATCCCAAACTGGACTTgtggaggggggaaaaggtTCCCCTGCTGGCCGAACGGCTGACGAGGGCCCATGAAGGGTCGGGGCTGGTTTGGGGGGCCGCCTTGCTGATTCAAGCCGACCATCCCCTGGTGGCCTTGGTGGGGAGGGAGGTTTGGTCTTGGGGGTTCTCTCTGAAAAAGCCCAAGTGGACCCTGGCCCGGCTGGTTAAAGGCTGGCCCTGGTGGGCCGAAGCCCATGTGGCCCTGGCcgggcagctgctgctggtggtggaggttGTGGCTGTTGTTCATCAGAGGGGTGGGGCCCTGGTGATCAAACATGTGCTGCCCTGGAAACCGTGTTGACTCTGTGCGCTCTGTGCCCACAAGAGGaagaccaaacaacaacaggagTACAAAAGAGAtgtcagaggtttttttttttgccttgtgaGCCAATTTCAATACATCAGTAACCCCCTCTCCAGATATATAACGTTATGGCAAGgggaaacaaaaccaaacaactcTATCAAGGTGAAAGGATAAACAGCCAGGTGGTTTTTACTTAATTCTGCATCAACACTGTGAATGAAAAATCGGAAATATAGATATTCAATGCAGTTTCCAAGGCTCAAtcagatgtatatatatacacatgcatTTAACATGAGTGCTGCTAAGAGAGGAGCACCAGCCAGCTAGCAGCGTACCCTGTAGGTATACTGCCAGAGGTGATGTCGAATAGGATTAAATATGCTAAGAGAGCTTTGTAACCCTCATGAAGGCTGGGTGGGGGACTCACCTCCCATAAAGAGCGGCTCTCTGTCTTGGGGGCCTTGAGGTGGCTGGTTCCTAAAGGGCTCCATGTGATGAGGGGGCCGCTGGGGCTGACCAAAATTACCAGACATGTGCTGCTGGAAGTCTCCCGGTCCctgggaaaacacaaaactcatGAATTATAGGCCATACCGGGAACTCAATAAtcacaaacaaattaaactaaTGAAAAATGGGAATTTGTAGTGGAGTTTTGCATCGGGCATAGAGCACTTGTAATTGAAGGGCTAGGGTCATTAAAAAGATGCAGAATCTTGTGGTGTAAACATAAATATGCATGCCAATATTAAAGAAACCCTTCAGCCTGAATTCATGAGCAAACCTGCATTAATGCTACTTGGAGCTTTGTTGATAAACCTCCTAAAAGCCTGTCTCTAACAAGCAAAGGGTATTTCAGAAGGGGATGAGTACCCTCAACCTTTGTTTCAACCACTTGGTATATTAGACAGCTTTCTACTCATTGCATGCGAGTTACCTCCTCCTATCTATCTTCCAAGGAAAACTAGATAACAACCCTATAATCCCTCCTTGGAATTCGAATCCCCCTCATAACTGTCTCCTTTATTCTTTTAAACATCCATCTCTGTTGAAAAATTAACCTGCTATTCAACATGTGGCACTTCCACAAAATGGGCTGCTTGCCTCCTCCAAGCCTATTGTAAATTACTTAAGATGCTATCAAGGCTTAATCCATCTTTATTCCACTGCTGCGTGGCGGTATTTAGAGAGGAGAGGTGTTAGAAAGCTAGAAGGCCAGAGTCGCAAAAACTTGCTTAACAGAAAGTTAATCAAAGGGGCTTACAAAGACAGGGGAGCACAATGGGGGTGCAATC
This is a stretch of genomic DNA from Acanthopagrus latus isolate v.2019 chromosome 19, fAcaLat1.1, whole genome shotgun sequence. It encodes these proteins:
- the rbm33a gene encoding RNA-binding protein 33 isoform X2, with the translated sequence MSANAQDYDFDEYDKPGAERSRRRRGEDDDLESDLEEDLLEEDWLSGKKNPSEVSDEELNDDLLQSDDEDVNMSGQDVCLNATYSLGTSYGQQDNSQEADYTDDVVNLGAEGCEGGGEEGYQQEEYTEEYSQDDNAEMPVDQMDYSEEQAEGDDGFQDEVLDIQINEPIDGEFQDDDDYQTSYDDQPVDGHGVQQEEAPVEEEEEAVGGEEQQEEEEEDTAEGSQVFDTEEVENEAVPEETKEESDEEDEDDEESGRIRFKSERKDGAVVRLADASKRRNIPETLELSEKAKQDLMEFEEQERQKRQNRYGGRGRGGGGGGGGGGGAGGGRGGRGRGGFPPFGMTDFRGNRGRMHDHRPPLMGNMGMLPSSRMPPPHQLHQQQLQSQQHHPSRPRGPPPFQEHGRPLAQQPLQPLIPPHMAHRSPPLRPQMEPPPRMMSSPPPNFPQHHQQQPPQPKNIHINPHFRGPTSSSVQVPLMPPAQSQPRPAVGPQRFPGPGDFQQHMSGNFGQPQRPPHHMEPFRNQPPQGPQDREPLFMGERTESTRFPGQHMFDHQGPTPLMNNSHNLHHQQQLPGQGHMGFGPPGPAFNQPGQGPLGLFQREPPRPNLPPHQGHQGMVGLNQQGGPPNQPRPFMGPRQPFGQQGNLFPPPQVQFGMQVRLRGLMHGPPVSQLPHHDPMQSHQPVHQHQQHHRQELSHHQQQQLNVNEPRSMMHHGQNLFHQQQVHGSPRQMSPRPQNPQQRNMSNRQRMNTPISKQMQQRNSNLRELPVAPGNTNMNSARPASNVRPVAKATQGVRPGQSSQAVPAGGRGRGQVSAKTETQPGGEVRTVVRKEIPSTPSSTAPQNPDEDEETRQYRLKIEEQKRLREEILKRKEMRRQMQAGVRKKELLDRLNCQTNTTSPSPAPSQIQPLQQIQQTPHPVQQQPPPPPQQQQQQQQQQQQQQQQKQLQPQQLRPFPQRTPQSLNQSLKNPNQGTPIPPNGSAQTPTPRPNVKTRLQMAKGSTQQQQAPGPGPDQQWKRPQPNPQQLLQQRRNSAGQNINRPAAQIQSNQVPPKNIPVSPSVGPGPAQAQPQPQPQTQGPKPGAKRTVMQRARNSSFEGQQVPQKVRVVKLSGAGVDDPAQQEDNWSASPINQVVQRKVTMTGQQQQAPGGTPQAGRGAIGNPQQNRVVVSGRGRARGGGQMGRGRPVSTRASQKGAEIERCTVSIEGLSSSTTDTQLKNLLRSIGPIEMFKMMPQQRKAVAKFSSAQHASSFQMSFHRHMIDLSHIDVSLIDG
- the rbm33a gene encoding RNA-binding protein 33 isoform X3 — translated: MSANAQDYDFDEYDKPGAERSRRRRGEDDDLESDLEEDLLEEDWLSGKKNPSEVSDEELNDDLLQSDDEDVNMSGQDVCLNATYSLGTSYGQQDNSQEADYTDDVVNLGAEGCEGGGEEGYQQEEYTEEYSQDDNAEMPVDQMDYSEEQAEGDDGFQDEVLDIQINEPIDGEFQDDDDYQTSYDDQPVDGHGVQQEEAPVEEEEEAVGGEEQQEEEEEDTAEGSQVFDTEEVENEAVPEETKEESDEEDEDDEESGRIRFKSERKDGAVVRLADASKRRNIPETLELSEKAKQDLMEFEEQERQKRQNRYGGRGRGGGGGGGGGGGAGGGRGGRGRGGFPPFGMTDFRGNRGRMHDHRPPLMGNMGMLQPSSRMPPPHQLHQQQLQSQQHHPSRPRGPPPFQEHGRPLAQQPLQPLIPPHMAHRSPPLRPQMEPPPRMMSSPPPNFPQHHQQQPPQPKNIHINPHFRGPTSSSVQVPLMPPAQSQPRPAVGPQRFPGPGDFQQHMSGNFGQPQRPPHHMEPFRNQPPQGPQDREPLFMGERTESTRFPGQHMFDHQGPTPLMNNSHNLHHQQQLPGQGHMGFGPPGPAFNQPGQGPLGLFQREPPRPNLPPHQGHQGMVGLNQQGGPPNQPRPFMGPRQPFGQQGNLFPPPQVQFGMQGLMHGPPVSQLPHHDPMQSHQPVHQHQQHHRQELSHHQQQQLNVNEPRSMMHHGQNLFHQQQVHGSPRQMSPRPQNPQQRNMSNRQRMNTPISKQMQQRNSNLRELPVAPGNTNMNSARPASNVRPVAKATQGVRPGQSSQAVPAGGRGRGQVSAKTETQPGGEVRTVVRKEIPSTPSSTAPQNPDEDEETRQYRLKIEEQKRLREEILKRKEMRRQMQAGVRKKELLDRLNCQTNTTSPSPAPSQIQPLQQIQQTPHPVQQQPPPPPQQQQQQQQQQQQQQQQKQLQPQQLRPFPQRTPQSLNQSLKNPNQGTPIPPNGSAQTPTPRPNVKTRLQMAKGSTQQQQAPGPGPDQQWKRPQPNPQQLLQQRRNSAGQNINRPAAQIQSNQVPPKNIPVSPSVGPGPAQAQPQPQPQTQGPKPGAKRTVMQRARNSSFEGQQVPQKVRVVKLSGAGVDDPAQQEDNWSASPINQVVQRKVTMTGQQQQAPGGTPQAGRGAIGNPQQNRVVVSGRGRARGGGQMGRGRPVSTRASQKGAEIERCTVSIEGLSSSTTDTQLKNLLRSIGPIEMFKMMPQQRKAVAKFSSAQHASSFQMSFHRHMIDLSHIDVSLIDG
- the rbm33a gene encoding RNA-binding protein 33 isoform X1 is translated as MSANAQDYDFDEYDKPGAERSRRRRGEDDDLESDLEEDLLEEDWLSGKKNPSEVSDEELNDDLLQSDDEDVNMSGQDVCLNATYSLGTSYGQQDNSQEADYTDDVVNLGAEGCEGGGEEGYQQEEYTEEYSQDDNAEMPVDQMDYSEEQAEGDDGFQDEVLDIQINEPIDGEFQDDDDYQTSYDDQPVDGHGVQQEEAPVEEEEEAVGGEEQQEEEEEDTAEGSQVFDTEEVENEAVPEETKEESDEEDEDDEESGRIRFKSERKDGAVVRLADASKRRNIPETLELSEKAKQDLMEFEEQERQKRQNRYGGRGRGGGGGGGGGGGAGGGRGGRGRGGFPPFGMTDFRGNRGRMHDHRPPLMGNMGMLQPSSRMPPPHQLHQQQLQSQQHHPSRPRGPPPFQEHGRPLAQQPLQPLIPPHMAHRSPPLRPQMEPPPRMMSSPPPNFPQHHQQQPPQPKNIHINPHFRGPTSSSVQVPLMPPAQSQPRPAVGPQRFPGPGDFQQHMSGNFGQPQRPPHHMEPFRNQPPQGPQDREPLFMGERTESTRFPGQHMFDHQGPTPLMNNSHNLHHQQQLPGQGHMGFGPPGPAFNQPGQGPLGLFQREPPRPNLPPHQGHQGMVGLNQQGGPPNQPRPFMGPRQPFGQQGNLFPPPQVQFGMQVRLRGLMHGPPVSQLPHHDPMQSHQPVHQHQQHHRQELSHHQQQQLNVNEPRSMMHHGQNLFHQQQVHGSPRQMSPRPQNPQQRNMSNRQRMNTPISKQMQQRNSNLRELPVAPGNTNMNSARPASNVRPVAKATQGVRPGQSSQAVPAGGRGRGQVSAKTETQPGGEVRTVVRKEIPSTPSSTAPQNPDEDEETRQYRLKIEEQKRLREEILKRKEMRRQMQAGVRKKELLDRLNCQTNTTSPSPAPSQIQPLQQIQQTPHPVQQQPPPPPQQQQQQQQQQQQQQQQKQLQPQQLRPFPQRTPQSLNQSLKNPNQGTPIPPNGSAQTPTPRPNVKTRLQMAKGSTQQQQAPGPGPDQQWKRPQPNPQQLLQQRRNSAGQNINRPAAQIQSNQVPPKNIPVSPSVGPGPAQAQPQPQPQTQGPKPGAKRTVMQRARNSSFEGQQVPQKVRVVKLSGAGVDDPAQQEDNWSASPINQVVQRKVTMTGQQQQAPGGTPQAGRGAIGNPQQNRVVVSGRGRARGGGQMGRGRPVSTRASQKGAEIERCTVSIEGLSSSTTDTQLKNLLRSIGPIEMFKMMPQQRKAVAKFSSAQHASSFQMSFHRHMIDLSHIDVSLIDG